CAATAAGCGTACGACTAAGATGATTATTCGCGACCGTCGCGTCAAGTAAAGGAATCTGACTAATGCCTCGTTCTCTGAAAAAAGGCCCATTCGTCGATGCGCACTTGTTCGCTAAGGTTGAAGCGGCTGTTGCTAGTAACTCTCGCAAGCCGATTAAAACTTGGTCTCGTCGTTCGATGATCCTTCCAGATTTTGTTGGTTTAACAATTTCTGTTCATAATGGTCGTAATCACGTTCCAGTAATTGTTACTGAGCATATGGTTGGTCATAAACTCGGTGAATTCGCGCCAACTCGTACCTATCGTGGTCACGGTGTTGACAAGAAGTCTAAACGTTAATAGGTGTCATGATGGAAGTAACTGCTAAATTACGCGGTGCCGCTATCTCGGCACAAAAGGCACGTTTGGTTGCAGATCTTATTCGCGGCAAATCTGTTGCGCATGCTTTAAATATCTTAAACTTCAGCAATAAAAAAGCTGCTGTTTTAGTAAAAAAAGCATTGGAATCTGCGATTGCAAACGCTGAACACAATAACAGTTTAGATGTTGATGATCTTAAAGTTTCTACGATTTACGTTGATGAAGGTGTTAGCCTTAAACGTATTATGCCACGTGCTAAAGGCCGTGCAGATCGTATTACGAAGCGTACTTGTCACATCACCGTTAAGGTAGGGGTTTGATATGGGTCAGAAGGTTCATCCAATCGGTATCCGCCTAGGTGTTGTGAAACGTCATAACGCTAACTGGTATGCGAGTCCGAAACAATACGCTGAATACTTGCTTAAAGATCTTCAAGTTCGTGAGTTTTTAACTAAAAAACTTAAGAATGCAATGATCAGCAATATTCTTATCGAACGTCCATCAGGCGCTGCTAAAGTAACAATTAGCACAGCTCGTCCTGGTATCGTAATCGGTAAAAAAGGCGAAGATATTGAGAAATTACAGCGCGAACTTACCAGCATTATGGGTGTTCCTGCACAAGTAAGTATCAATGAAATT
This region of Acinetobacter sp. XS-4 genomic DNA includes:
- the rpsS gene encoding 30S ribosomal protein S19, yielding MPRSLKKGPFVDAHLFAKVEAAVASNSRKPIKTWSRRSMILPDFVGLTISVHNGRNHVPVIVTEHMVGHKLGEFAPTRTYRGHGVDKKSKR
- the rplV gene encoding 50S ribosomal protein L22; this translates as MEVTAKLRGAAISAQKARLVADLIRGKSVAHALNILNFSNKKAAVLVKKALESAIANAEHNNSLDVDDLKVSTIYVDEGVSLKRIMPRAKGRADRITKRTCHITVKVGV